Proteins encoded within one genomic window of Vicia villosa cultivar HV-30 ecotype Madison, WI unplaced genomic scaffold, Vvil1.0 ctg.000506F_1_1, whole genome shotgun sequence:
- the LOC131629067 gene encoding probable beta-1,3-galactosyltransferase 2 has translation MSWKSRGEVVPVPRSFMSQKWMIFLCIGSFCAGMFFTNRMWTIPEPKGLARTTAMEAEQLNLVSEGCNSRILQEKEVKREIKGDFKTQKSIQNLDKTISNLELELASAKATQESLKSGAPVSEDFKTNESSGRRRYLMVIGINTAFSSRKRRDSIRATWMPQGEKRKKLEEEKGIIIRFVIGHGATTGGILDRAIEAEDSKHGDFLRLDHVEGYLELSAKTKTYFATAVNMWDADFYIKVDDDVHVNIATLGETLVRHRTKPRVYIGCMKSGPVLSQKGVRYHEPEFWKFGETGNKYFRHATGQLYAVSKDLATYIATNKNVLHKYANEDVSLGAWFIGLDVEHIDDRRLCCGTPPDCEWKAQAGNVCVASFDWTCSGICRSHERIKEVHKKCGEGEKALWDASF, from the exons ATGAGTTGGAAAAGTAGAGGAGAGGTTGTTCCTGTTCCTAGAAGCTTCATGTCTCAGAAATGGATGATTTTCTTGTGTATTGGAAGCTTCTGTGCTGGCATGTTTTTCACCAACAG AATGTGGACTATTCCTGAACCTAAAGGACTTGCAAGGACAACAGCAATGGAAGCTGAACAATTAAATTTAGTATCAGAGGGTTGTAATTCAAGAATT ttgCAAGAGAAGGAAGTGAAGCGCGAAATTAAAGGCGATTTCAAGACACAAAAATCCATACA AAATTTGGACAAGACTATTTCGAATTTGGAATTGGAACTAGCTTCTGCTAAAGCAACACAAGAGTCTTTAAAAAGTGGTGCTCCTGTGTCAGAAGATTTCAAGACTAATGAATCAAGTGGTAGAAGAAGGTACTTAATGGTTATAGGAATCAACACTGCTTTTAGCAGCAGAAAAAGAAGAGACTCGATTCGCGCTACTTGGATGCCACAAG gtgagaaaagaaagaaactagaAGAAGAGAAGGGAATTATTATCCGCTTCGTGATTGGACACGG TGCCACAACAGGAGGCATCCTAGATAGAGCTATTGAAGCAGAAGATAGTAAACATGGAGATTTTCTGAGACTG GATCATGTTGAAGGATACCTCGAATTATCCGCAAAAACAAAGACCTACTTTGCAACGGCTGTTAATATGTGGGATGCTGATTTTTATATCAAAGTTGATGATGATGTTCATGTAAATATAG CAACACTCGGTGAAACACTAGTTAGACATCGAACGAAACCGCGAGTATACATCGGGTGCATGAAATCTGGACCTGTTCTTTCTCAAAA AGGAGTAAGGTACCATGAACCGGAATTTTGGAAATTTGGCGAGACAGGAAACAAGTACTTTCGTCACGCCACAGGACAATTATACGCTGTTTCAAAAGATCTTGCTACATATATTGCAACAAACAA GAATGTTCTTCACAAGTACGCAAATGAAGACGTTTCATTAGGAGCTTGGTTTATTGGACTCGATGTGGAACACATCGATGATCGTAGACTATGTTGCGGTACACCACCAG ATTGTGAATGGAAGGCACAAGCAGGAAATGTTTGTGTTGCTTCATTTGATTGGACATGCAGTGGAATTTGTAGGTCACATGAAAGGATTAAAGAAGTCCACAAAAAATGTGGAGAAGGTGAAAAGGCTTTGTGGGATGCTTCTTTTTAG